The following proteins are encoded in a genomic region of Hippopotamus amphibius kiboko isolate mHipAmp2 chromosome 8, mHipAmp2.hap2, whole genome shotgun sequence:
- the DUSP28 gene encoding dual specificity phosphatase 28: MDPGQAERRGAAGAAPPPFVRVAPALFLGSARAAAAPDLLARAGVTLCVNVSRRQPGPRAPGVAALRVPVSDRPTEDLLAHLEPTCAAMEAAARAGGACLVYCKNGRSRSAAVCTAYLMRHRGLDLRRAFQIVKSARPVADPNPGFWSQLQKYEEALQSQSRLPGEPSGPSEPQSVSP; encoded by the exons ATGGACCCGGGGCAGGCCGAACGCCGCGGGGCCGccggggccgccccgccgccgtTCGTGCGCGTCGCCCCCGCGCTCTTCCTCGGGAGCGCGCGCGCCGCGGCCGCGCCCGACCTGCTGGCGCGCGCGGGCGTCACCCTGTGCGTCAACGTCTCGCGCCGGCAGCCCGGCCCGCGCGCGCCCGGCGTGGCCGCGCTGCGCGTGCCCGTGTCCGACCGCCCGACTGAGGACCTGCTGGCGCACCTGGAGCCCACCTGCGCCGCCATGGAGGCCGCGGCGCGCGCCGGCGGCGCCTGCCTCGTCTACTGCAAGAACGGCCGCAGCCGCTCGGCCGCCGTCTGCACCGCCTACCTCATGCGCCACCGCGGCCTCGACTTGCGGCGCGCCTTCCAG ATCGTGAAGAGCGCCCGCCCCGTGGCCGATCCCAACCCGGGCTTCTGGTCCCAGCTCCAGAAGTACGAGGAGGCCCTGCAGTCGCAGTCCCGCCTGCCCGGGGAGCCCTCGGGTCCGAGTGAGCCCCAATCGGTCAGCCCTTGA